The genomic segment TTGGCCCGACGGGTGAACTCGGCACCGGCCAGCGGCGCCAGCTCGGCCCGGAACCACTCGGCGGTCCCGGCCGACGGGCCGAGCCACAGGTCGAACGCCTGCTCGTCGGCCACCTGCCCCCAGTCGGCGAACACGGTGCGCGCGGCGGGATCGAGGAACACGTACCGGGTCAGGTTCGGTTCCGGCAGGTCGAGCAGGCCGGTGCCGTCCATCAGCAGCGCGAACCCGCTGGTGTGCGCGAGTACGTCACCGAGCCGGTTGGTGACGAGCGCGACACCGGGCTCCAGCAGCCGCAACGTGTCCAGCACCGTCGCCCGTACCTCGCGAGGCGGCGGCGCCGGGCGCTGGTGTGCGGCACAGGCACCACCGGTGATCTTGGCGAGGTAACGGAGGTGGGCGCGTTCGGCGGCGTCCAGGCTCAACCCGTCCGCGATCGCGTTGAGCACCGCGACCGACGGGTTCCGGTCCCGACCCTGCTCGATCCGGGTGAGGTACTCGACGCTGACGCCGGCCCGGGTGGCGAGTTCCGTGCGCCGCAACCCGGGCGCCCGGCGACGCGGCTGGTCCGGCAGGCCGAGGTCGGCCGGCCGGATGCTGTCGCGCTTCGCCCGGACGAAGTCCCCCAACGGTGTGCCCACCCTCGGCAGCGTACCGAGCCGGGACCGGCGCAGCGTGGCCCTGCGAGGGCCAGCCTGATCCCGGCCTGGTTGCGGCGCCGGCGGGTGGCGAGCATCGACGGCATGAACGAGAACACCACGCTTGCGGTCATCATCGGTAGCGTCCGGGAGGGCCGGTTCGGCCCGGTCGTCGGCGACTGGATCGCCGACCGGGCACGGGAGCACGGCGGGTTCGACGTCGACGTCGTCGACCTGGCCGGCGTCGATCTCCCGCTGACGCTGCCCGCCGTGTCACCGAAGGTCGCGGGCGACGACTATCCGTTGCCGGACGGGCTCCGGCCGATCA from the Actinocatenispora thailandica genome contains:
- a CDS encoding helix-turn-helix domain-containing protein, coding for MGTPLGDFVRAKRDSIRPADLGLPDQPRRRAPGLRRTELATRAGVSVEYLTRIEQGRDRNPSVAVLNAIADGLSLDAAERAHLRYLAKITGGACAAHQRPAPPPREVRATVLDTLRLLEPGVALVTNRLGDVLAHTSGFALLMDGTGLLDLPEPNLTRYVFLDPAARTVFADWGQVADEQAFDLWLGPSAGTAEWFRAELAPLAGAEFTRRANRQLPPPSTPLRINHPSGTELRWHREVLELSSADAQQLVVLLPADGETAAAFERLRAGRPGRLRAL